Proteins co-encoded in one Chloroflexota bacterium genomic window:
- a CDS encoding peptidoglycan DD-metalloendopeptidase family protein, with protein MLPDSKKLFLLTSLCFLIVLLLGFNLALSRYGAFWQKPKPSSVIVLPTPTPFLLASPVEDGLLQTIPTSAADSDHLVFFLPPETPIYAVFEGEVSKVVPGTEFDNVQLTRSDGLTASYLIFGRVLVGEGKKVAEGEVIATTKKGEGPGCLSGGNLGLYLFKNGEPLRLTREMLKTAGLEKK; from the coding sequence TTGCTTCTTAATTGTCCTTCTTTTGGGTTTTAATCTTGCTCTTTCTCGTTATGGCGCTTTTTGGCAAAAGCCCAAACCATCTTCTGTAATCGTTCTTCCTACTCCCACGCCATTTCTTTTGGCGTCGCCAGTAGAAGATGGGCTTCTGCAGACTATTCCCACCTCTGCTGCCGATTCTGACCATTTAGTTTTTTTCCTTCCTCCGGAAACGCCGATTTATGCTGTTTTTGAAGGAGAGGTTTCCAAAGTTGTGCCAGGGACTGAATTTGACAATGTCCAACTGACCAGAAGTGACGGTCTAACAGCCAGTTATCTTATTTTTGGCAGAGTTTTAGTAGGAGAGGGAAAGAAAGTTGCCGAAGGAGAGGTTATTGCTACAACCAAAAAGGGAGAAGGCCCTGGGTGTCTTTCTGGTGGCAACTTAGGCCTTTATCTTTTCAAAAATGGTGAGCCGTTGAGGCTAACACGAGAAATGTTGAAGACTGCCGGCTTAGAGAAAAAATGA